One genomic window of Leptospira paudalimensis includes the following:
- the rpsS gene encoding 30S ribosomal protein S19: MARSLKKGPFIDDHLMKKITKLNSEGKKTPFKSWSRRSTIYPDMIGHTVMIHNGKAFVPVYVNENMIGHKLGEFAPTRTFKGHGGDKKVAKK; encoded by the coding sequence ATGGCTAGAAGCTTAAAAAAAGGTCCGTTCATCGACGACCACCTCATGAAAAAAATCACCAAGTTAAACTCTGAAGGGAAAAAAACTCCCTTCAAGTCTTGGTCCAGAAGAAGTACCATTTATCCAGATATGATTGGTCATACAGTCATGATTCATAATGGCAAAGCGTTTGTTCCTGTTTATGTGAATGAAAACATGATTGGACACAAACTCGGTGAATTTGCTCCCACTAGAACCTTCAAAGGTCATGGTGGAGACAAAAAAGTAGCGAAGAAATAG
- the rplV gene encoding 50S ribosomal protein L22, which translates to MEAKAVGKHLRISARKARLVADEVRGYDYKEAIDILRFTNKSASSMIINLLNSAVANAIQMNESLDPSSLYVKKIYVDDGPIMKRFRPRARGRASRIRKRLSHITVVVSEIEKKVS; encoded by the coding sequence ATGGAAGCAAAAGCAGTAGGAAAACACCTCAGAATTTCTGCCAGAAAAGCTCGCCTGGTTGCTGATGAAGTTCGTGGATACGATTACAAAGAAGCGATAGATATCTTGCGATTTACAAACAAATCTGCAAGTTCAATGATCATTAACCTTCTCAACTCTGCAGTGGCAAATGCCATTCAGATGAATGAAAGTTTAGATCCTAGCTCACTTTATGTTAAAAAAATCTATGTGGATGACGGCCCAATCATGAAACGTTTCCGCCCAAGAGCACGAGGTCGTGCGTCTCGGATCCGTAAACGCCTAAGCCACATCACTGTTGTTGTATCTGAAATCGAAAAGAAGGTTAGCTAA
- the rpsC gene encoding 30S ribosomal protein S3 produces the protein MGQKVNPIGLRIGITRNWDSVWFSKQDYIKNLHEDIKIRRFLQKKFKNASVVKIVIERFPEKINVNLHTSKPGMVIGQKGQNIEAVKQELKKYADKPIGMNIIEVKKPEIIAQAIAETVALQIEQRMPFRRVMKAELRRAMRGGVEGVKIQISGRLNGADMARTEKYMEGRVPLHTLRAKIDFGFKEALTTFGQIGVKVWTYTGDYFPTKEESDEDKYAVKRRTS, from the coding sequence ATGGGTCAGAAAGTAAATCCAATCGGACTACGAATCGGAATCACACGTAACTGGGATTCGGTTTGGTTTTCCAAACAAGATTACATCAAAAATCTTCACGAAGATATCAAGATCCGTAGATTCCTTCAGAAGAAATTCAAAAACGCATCCGTTGTGAAAATCGTGATCGAAAGATTCCCTGAAAAAATCAACGTGAACCTCCATACTTCTAAACCAGGTATGGTGATTGGTCAAAAAGGCCAAAACATCGAAGCGGTAAAACAAGAGCTAAAAAAATACGCTGATAAACCGATTGGGATGAACATCATCGAAGTGAAAAAACCAGAGATCATCGCACAAGCGATTGCTGAAACGGTTGCCCTTCAAATCGAACAAAGGATGCCTTTCCGTCGCGTCATGAAAGCGGAGCTTCGTCGTGCGATGCGCGGTGGAGTGGAAGGTGTGAAAATCCAAATCTCTGGACGTCTCAATGGGGCGGATATGGCAAGAACTGAAAAGTATATGGAAGGACGAGTTCCTCTTCATACTCTTCGTGCCAAAATTGATTTTGGATTCAAAGAAGCTCTCACGACTTTCGGACAAATCGGTGTGAAAGTATGGACTTATACAGGTGATTATTTCCCAACGAAGGAAGAATCCGATGAAGATAAATACGCTGTAAAACGTAGAACGAGTTAA
- the rplP gene encoding 50S ribosomal protein L16, with the protein MLAPKRVKFRKRQRGRLKGKDERGSYVAFGEFGLKAISSGRITARQIEAARITINRQVKRGGKLWIRIFPHLPITKKPAETRMGKGKGNPEFWIAEIRPGRVLFEMAGVDEDTARKALHLAAFKLPVETSFVKRNVL; encoded by the coding sequence ATGTTAGCACCTAAACGAGTAAAATTTAGAAAACGCCAAAGAGGGCGCTTAAAAGGTAAGGACGAAAGAGGTTCTTACGTTGCGTTCGGTGAGTTTGGTTTAAAAGCCATCTCTTCCGGTCGTATCACTGCGCGACAAATTGAGGCAGCAAGGATCACTATCAACCGCCAAGTCAAACGAGGTGGGAAATTATGGATCAGGATCTTCCCTCATTTACCAATCACTAAAAAACCTGCCGAAACTCGTATGGGTAAAGGTAAAGGTAACCCTGAGTTCTGGATTGCTGAAATCCGACCAGGACGAGTTCTTTTTGAAATGGCTGGTGTAGATGAAGATACAGCTAGAAAAGCACTCCACCTAGCAGCATTTAAACTGCCAGTTGAAACTTCATTTGTTAAGAGGAACGTTCTATGA
- the rpmC gene encoding 50S ribosomal protein L29, with amino-acid sequence MKDDFKSLSPEDLKKEILSSSEEVRKARFQFGVTRSLENPKVIRNHKKRIAQALTVLREKELAAKGKLKQIAPKAGSAPKVAKTSKGKKK; translated from the coding sequence ATGAAAGACGATTTCAAATCACTTTCTCCAGAAGATTTGAAGAAAGAAATTCTTTCCTCTTCCGAAGAAGTCAGAAAAGCAAGATTCCAATTTGGTGTTACAAGATCTCTTGAAAACCCGAAAGTAATCCGCAATCATAAGAAGAGAATTGCCCAAGCGTTAACTGTGCTTCGTGAGAAGGAACTAGCTGCAAAAGGCAAACTCAAACAAATCGCACCGAAAGCTGGTTCGGCTCCAAAAGTCGCTAAAACAAGCAAAGGTAAGAAGAAGTAG
- the rpsQ gene encoding 30S ribosomal protein S17, translating into MEDKNSKKSLTIQGVVVSDAMDKTVVIEIITRKVHPRFKKIMTRTSRVKIHDEKNECQVGDRVIAVETRPLSKQKHHKLVKVIEKAKLV; encoded by the coding sequence ATGGAAGATAAAAACTCTAAAAAATCTTTAACCATTCAAGGTGTAGTTGTGAGTGATGCTATGGATAAAACTGTAGTGATCGAAATCATCACTAGAAAAGTGCACCCACGGTTTAAGAAAATTATGACCAGAACTTCTCGTGTGAAAATTCACGATGAGAAGAACGAGTGTCAAGTTGGTGATCGAGTCATCGCTGTGGAAACAAGACCACTTTCTAAACAGAAACACCATAAACTTGTAAAGGTAATTGAGAAGGCGAAATTAGTATGA
- the rplN gene encoding 50S ribosomal protein L14 encodes MIQQETILQVADNSGVKKVMCVKVLGGSKKRYATLGDEIIVAVKEAQPAYGLRDGQGKKVHNKAVQRAVVVRTKKEVRRPDGTYIRFDDNAVAIIDDKGNPKGTRIFGPVARELRDKKYMKIISLAPEVL; translated from the coding sequence ATGATCCAACAAGAAACTATTTTACAAGTAGCCGATAACTCGGGTGTGAAAAAAGTCATGTGCGTTAAAGTGCTTGGCGGTTCCAAAAAACGCTACGCAACGCTTGGTGACGAAATCATCGTCGCTGTGAAAGAAGCACAACCTGCATACGGACTTCGTGACGGGCAAGGAAAAAAAGTGCATAACAAAGCGGTTCAAAGAGCCGTTGTCGTAAGAACGAAAAAAGAAGTTCGTCGTCCAGATGGAACTTACATCCGTTTTGATGACAATGCGGTTGCCATTATCGATGATAAAGGGAATCCAAAAGGAACAAGGATCTTCGGACCTGTTGCTCGCGAACTACGTGATAAAAAATACATGAAAATTATATCTCTAGCTCCGGAGGTTCTCTAA